Proteins encoded in a region of the Herpetosiphon gulosus genome:
- a CDS encoding tyrosine-type recombinase/integrase, producing the protein MMTTIAAHLDTFLDDMQYRRKLRPNTLRAYRYDLQLAAIAMPMDLDTITIQHVENWLYNEDASIATSNRRAASLSRFFTWAIRHGICPIDPTQGRERSAPPHRLPIPIRRKTERDHLDAAIRILAQPYRLIFTILRETGMRASEVIRLNYQDVCLDPGREGLHLREPKNGYDRIVILDPDATPRTVRGLRSWVRTHPTGVGHEPLFRSNRQTRISYRALYYQWQILCTNAGLTNAQGQPQYTIHQLRHTRATELIERGHRLEIVQRILGHRDPRSTQAYAEISDSVVRQALAKQQ; encoded by the coding sequence ATGATGACAACCATTGCCGCACACCTTGATACCTTTTTAGATGATATGCAGTATCGACGTAAACTACGGCCGAATACCCTTCGGGCGTATCGCTATGATCTCCAACTCGCTGCAATCGCCATGCCGATGGATCTGGATACCATCACCATTCAACATGTGGAGAACTGGTTATATAATGAAGACGCATCCATCGCCACCAGCAATCGGCGTGCAGCCAGCCTGAGTCGGTTCTTTACATGGGCAATCCGCCACGGGATATGTCCAATTGACCCAACCCAGGGACGTGAACGAAGCGCACCTCCCCATCGATTGCCAATACCCATTCGTAGGAAGACTGAACGCGATCACCTTGATGCAGCGATCCGCATACTAGCGCAACCCTATCGCCTCATCTTTACGATCCTGCGCGAAACCGGTATGCGTGCCAGCGAAGTGATCCGATTGAATTACCAGGACGTATGTCTCGATCCGGGTCGCGAAGGTCTGCATCTTCGAGAACCCAAAAATGGCTATGACCGAATCGTCATCCTCGACCCTGATGCGACCCCGCGAACTGTCCGAGGACTGCGATCATGGGTGCGTACGCACCCCACTGGTGTGGGGCATGAGCCACTCTTTCGTTCGAATCGCCAGACACGCATCTCCTATCGTGCGCTCTATTATCAATGGCAGATCCTCTGCACGAACGCAGGTCTCACCAATGCGCAAGGTCAGCCTCAGTACACTATCCATCAACTTCGTCACACCCGTGCAACAGAACTCATTGAGCGAGGGCATCGGTTGGAGATTGTGCAACGGATTCTTGGCCATCGTGATCCACGCTCAACCCAAGCCTATGCAGAAATTAGTGATAGTGTGGTGCGTCAAGCATTAGCTAAACAGCAATAA
- a CDS encoding helix-hairpin-helix domain-containing protein, with the protein MNVRTQESLALLRTTLNDLDNPKVSLISSIQKLLRAAIMLNNEPIKIWCEIQLGNDQYTHKLQEVIDLMMQLDELQGEKQQKKLAEIEQKIAALPKFGIIYEREELYEYLTLKTIKAGGGFQSIGFIEEKYADLVRTKRANDGTYYKSNLNTVLHYVRRMTHAKANILYQSIAFTEASQTSWDVLKDAIDNELLDLDPSLAEKLMIAFKSVNTQNPEEWSQSLTTCRRLIEGLADILFPPQATPINGRELGKNQYINRLWAYMDTAIESDSNRELAKAHVNVLGAYLQKTHKLTNKGVHSDISRLEAIKTVFHTYLVLGDLLTYLKQDAKNLSGQINIHTASLDEIESLLGINRKIAKEIIRLRVEHRVLTADLLASLNGIGTKTIQKAIKLFSFDPVTTV; encoded by the coding sequence ATGAATGTCAGAACCCAAGAATCGCTGGCACTTTTGCGAACAACATTAAACGATTTGGATAATCCCAAAGTAAGCCTTATCTCATCTATTCAAAAGCTTTTGCGTGCCGCAATAATGCTGAATAACGAACCAATAAAGATATGGTGTGAAATTCAGCTTGGGAATGATCAATATACCCATAAATTACAAGAAGTCATTGATCTTATGATGCAATTAGATGAACTACAAGGAGAGAAACAACAAAAGAAACTAGCTGAAATAGAGCAAAAAATAGCCGCATTACCAAAGTTTGGAATAATTTATGAGAGAGAAGAATTATACGAATATTTAACATTAAAAACGATAAAAGCAGGGGGAGGATTTCAGAGTATAGGATTTATTGAAGAAAAATATGCAGATTTGGTAAGAACAAAACGGGCTAATGATGGGACATACTATAAATCCAATCTTAATACTGTTTTGCACTATGTTCGACGTATGACGCATGCTAAGGCGAATATACTGTATCAATCAATTGCATTTACTGAAGCATCCCAAACAAGTTGGGACGTGTTAAAAGATGCCATTGATAACGAATTACTTGATCTCGATCCATCACTCGCAGAAAAATTGATGATTGCGTTCAAATCAGTAAACACACAGAATCCAGAAGAATGGTCTCAGTCATTAACAACATGCCGAAGACTTATTGAGGGGTTGGCAGATATCTTGTTTCCGCCCCAAGCGACCCCCATTAATGGACGCGAACTTGGAAAAAATCAGTATATTAACCGCTTATGGGCATACATGGATACGGCTATCGAAAGTGACTCTAATCGTGAATTAGCGAAAGCGCATGTCAATGTTTTAGGAGCATATCTTCAAAAAACACATAAGTTAACCAATAAAGGAGTTCATAGCGATATTTCTCGTCTTGAAGCAATAAAAACCGTCTTTCATACGTACCTTGTGCTTGGTGATCTCCTTACATATCTCAAACAAGATGCCAAGAACTTATCTGGACAAATAAATATTCATACCGCTAGTCTTGATGAAATTGAATCACTTCTAGGCATAAATCGAAAGATTGCAAAGGAAATTATTCGATTACGTGTTGAACATAGAGTACTAACAGCAGATCTTCTTGCTTCATTAAATGGTATTGGTACCAAAACAATACAGAAGGCTATTAAGCTATTCTCATTTGATCCAGTAACAACAGTTTAG